From the Pediococcus acidilactici genome, the window CTTCAAGAACTAATAGAGCTTTCTTTTCAACATTAAGTTTGCTTAATGATTGAGCAAAGTCCTTTGTCTTTGGAGTTTCGAACTTAAATTCATCAACAACAACCAAGCTTTCATCCAATACCTTTTGTGAAAGTACTGACTTCAATGCTAAGCGACGCATTTTCTTTGGAATGCTGTATGCGTATGAACGAGGAGTAGGTCCGAAGACAATTCCTCCGCCACGCCATTGTGGTGAACGAATTGAACCTTGACGAGCACGTCCAGTACCCTTTTGACGCCATGGTTTCTTACCACCACCACGTACAGCACTACGATTCTTTACTGCGTGTGTTCCTTGGCGCATAGATGCACGTTGCATAACTACGGCTTCAAAGACCACATCGTTGTT encodes:
- the rplD gene encoding 50S ribosomal protein L4 gives rise to the protein MANVSLFKQDGTQNGTVELNADIFGIEPNNDVVFEAVVMQRASMRQGTHAVKNRSAVRGGGKKPWRQKGTGRARQGSIRSPQWRGGGIVFGPTPRSYAYSIPKKMRRLALKSVLSQKVLDESLVVVDEFKFETPKTKDFAQSLSKLNVEKKALLVLEEDNESAVLAARNLSNVKIVEPTGINVLDIMNSDKLVITQKALSQVEEALA